A stretch of the Amycolatopsis sp. BJA-103 genome encodes the following:
- a CDS encoding type I polyketide synthase, protein MATPEELVTALRESVKENSRLAARNRELAEAAREPVAIIGMGCRYPGGADSPEALWELVADGRDAVSEFPADRGWNLAELFHPDPDHPGTSYAREGGFLHEAAEFDPEFFGISPREALAMDPQQRLLLQISWEAIERAGLDASALKGSATGVFAGIMYHDYGTGVTELPEGVEGFLGTGTAGSVLSGRVAYTFGFEGPAVSVDTACSSSLVAVHLAAQALRAGECSLALAGGATVMAVPDTFVEFSRQRGLAPDGRCKSFGAGADGTGWGEGAGVLVLEKLSDAVRNGHRVLAVVQGSAVNSDGASNGLTAPNGPSQQRVIRAALAGAGLSTSDIDVVEAHGTGTKLGDPIEADTLLATYGRDREVPLYLGSVKSNLGHTQAAAGVAGIIKMVEALRRGELPRTLHADAPSPHVAWDSGAVELLTEHRPWPETGRPRAAAVSSFGISGTNSHVILRQAPEPAPAVEYLPRARVPWVLSARSEATLPELADRLRQTGGDPADLAWSLATGRAALPYRAVVTGADEEELLAGLGALARGESAPGVVTGRAGSGKLAFLCTGQGAQRLAMGTALSSAFPAFGEAFARVAKRLDAHTGFTLAEILSCEDQTRIDRTDVAQPALFAFEVAMAELVRSWGVEPDFLLGHSIGELTAAYLAGVWSLDDTARLVAARGRLMQAQPSCGVMVALQATEAELDLPAGVSIAAINGPSSVVLSGEEAAVTALLEAFPGRRTKRLSVSHAFHSAMMDGMLDDFREVAESVTYAEPRIPLASGDVRDPEYWVRQVREPVRFAEGIATLHARGVRRFVEIGPDASLTALGADCVSDGTFIATQRKDRDEAAAADLARARLFTAGVRLDWAGILGGGTRVDLPTYPFRRDRFWLAAADRSTPPARRYEVVWRPIEPVQTSEAWTVYAPESSAWAEAAAKALDAPLVTEVPDTGPVLAFPEDGAALAALLRDTPAKVWCATGDPGVAAVARVAAIEQPRRWGGSVTLPDQPDDGVVARLREVLGGPEDEVAIREDGIFARRFVPAAPVPAKEWTTSGTALVTGGTGALGALVAERLIRAGTDHVVLLSRRGEDAPGAAELRERLEGLGARVGIHACDAADRDALSTVVTGLEDLRVVVHTAGVLDDALLDDATPERFEAVARPKVTGARNLRELTEDLDALVLFSSVAGVLGNGGQAAYAAANAELDALAAQWRAEGVKALSIAWGPWAEGGMAEDVDEAVRRKGLRPMTPEAAAEEFVRAIAADDTCVTVADFDWPSFFEDFRTAPMLAELPRPETAAAEAPVADLRSQLAGLIEPEQRRLLLKVARETVARVLGHPDTSAIGPDRAFTELGFDSLTAVELRNRLDAATGLAVPATLVFDHPTPQALAAYLWHELAAADGADSADTADVDDLLDGLEAALGRLDPGGDEHARAGDRLRKLAERLDGPGFTPSSDDELFAFIDQQLGA, encoded by the coding sequence ATGGCGACACCCGAAGAGCTGGTGACCGCGCTGCGGGAATCGGTCAAGGAGAACAGCAGGCTGGCCGCGCGCAACCGCGAACTCGCCGAAGCGGCGCGGGAACCGGTCGCGATCATCGGCATGGGATGCCGCTACCCCGGTGGGGCCGATTCGCCCGAAGCGCTGTGGGAGCTGGTGGCCGACGGCCGCGACGCGGTCTCGGAGTTCCCTGCCGATCGCGGCTGGAACCTCGCCGAGCTGTTCCACCCCGATCCCGACCATCCCGGCACGTCCTACGCGCGGGAAGGGGGATTCCTCCACGAGGCCGCCGAATTCGACCCCGAGTTCTTCGGCATCTCGCCGCGTGAAGCGCTCGCGATGGATCCGCAGCAGCGGCTCCTGCTCCAGATCAGCTGGGAAGCGATCGAGCGCGCCGGGCTCGACGCCTCGGCGCTGAAGGGCAGCGCGACCGGTGTGTTCGCCGGGATCATGTACCACGACTACGGAACCGGCGTCACCGAGTTGCCCGAGGGCGTCGAAGGCTTCCTCGGTACCGGCACGGCGGGCAGCGTGCTTTCCGGTCGTGTCGCGTACACCTTCGGCTTCGAAGGCCCGGCCGTTTCGGTCGACACGGCCTGCTCGTCGTCGCTGGTGGCCGTGCACCTCGCCGCGCAGGCGCTGCGGGCGGGGGAGTGCTCGCTCGCCCTGGCCGGTGGCGCGACCGTGATGGCCGTCCCGGACACCTTCGTCGAATTCTCCCGTCAGCGCGGGCTCGCCCCGGACGGCCGCTGCAAGTCGTTCGGCGCGGGCGCCGACGGCACCGGCTGGGGTGAGGGCGCCGGGGTTCTGGTGCTGGAGAAGCTGTCCGACGCCGTCCGGAACGGCCACCGGGTGCTCGCCGTCGTCCAAGGCTCCGCGGTCAACTCCGACGGCGCGTCCAACGGCCTCACCGCGCCGAACGGCCCATCGCAGCAACGCGTGATCCGCGCCGCGCTGGCAGGCGCCGGTCTGTCCACTTCGGACATCGACGTCGTCGAAGCGCACGGCACGGGCACGAAACTCGGCGACCCGATCGAGGCCGACACCCTGCTCGCCACCTACGGCCGCGACCGCGAGGTCCCGCTGTACCTCGGTTCGGTCAAGTCGAACCTCGGTCACACGCAGGCCGCGGCGGGGGTCGCCGGGATCATCAAGATGGTCGAGGCGCTGCGCCGCGGCGAACTGCCGCGCACGCTGCACGCCGACGCGCCGTCCCCGCACGTCGCCTGGGATTCCGGTGCGGTCGAACTCCTCACCGAGCACCGGCCCTGGCCCGAGACCGGCCGCCCGCGCGCGGCCGCCGTGTCGTCGTTCGGGATCAGCGGCACCAATTCGCACGTCATCCTCCGCCAGGCCCCGGAACCGGCGCCCGCGGTCGAGTACCTCCCGCGAGCCCGGGTCCCGTGGGTGCTGTCCGCGCGGTCCGAGGCCACGCTGCCCGAGCTGGCGGACCGGCTGCGCCAGACCGGGGGAGACCCCGCCGACCTCGCTTGGTCGCTGGCCACCGGAAGGGCCGCGCTGCCGTACCGCGCGGTCGTCACCGGTGCCGATGAAGAAGAACTCCTCGCCGGACTCGGCGCCTTGGCCCGCGGCGAGTCCGCGCCCGGCGTCGTCACCGGCCGCGCGGGCAGCGGCAAACTGGCGTTCCTGTGCACCGGGCAAGGCGCGCAGCGGCTCGCGATGGGCACCGCGCTTTCCTCGGCGTTCCCCGCCTTCGGTGAGGCTTTCGCCCGCGTCGCGAAACGGCTCGACGCGCACACCGGCTTCACACTCGCCGAAATCCTGTCCTGCGAAGACCAGACGAGGATCGACCGGACCGACGTGGCGCAGCCCGCGTTGTTCGCCTTCGAGGTCGCGATGGCCGAGCTGGTGCGCTCCTGGGGCGTCGAACCCGACTTCCTGCTCGGACATTCGATCGGCGAACTCACCGCCGCGTACCTCGCCGGCGTGTGGTCGCTCGACGACACCGCCCGGCTGGTCGCCGCACGCGGCCGATTGATGCAGGCCCAGCCTTCCTGCGGGGTGATGGTCGCGCTGCAGGCCACCGAAGCCGAACTGGACCTGCCCGCCGGCGTCAGCATCGCCGCGATCAACGGTCCGTCGTCCGTCGTGCTCTCCGGCGAGGAAGCCGCGGTCACCGCCCTGCTCGAAGCCTTCCCGGGCCGCCGCACCAAACGGCTTTCGGTCAGCCACGCCTTCCACTCCGCGATGATGGACGGGATGCTCGACGACTTCCGCGAGGTCGCCGAGAGCGTGACGTATGCCGAACCCCGGATCCCGCTCGCCTCCGGGGACGTTCGCGACCCGGAGTACTGGGTACGGCAGGTGCGCGAGCCCGTCCGTTTCGCCGAGGGCATCGCGACCCTGCACGCGCGCGGCGTCCGGCGTTTCGTCGAGATCGGCCCGGACGCTTCGCTGACCGCGCTCGGCGCGGACTGCGTCAGCGACGGCACTTTCATCGCCACGCAACGGAAAGACCGCGACGAGGCGGCCGCCGCCGACCTGGCGCGAGCGAGGTTGTTCACCGCCGGGGTCCGGCTCGACTGGGCCGGGATCCTCGGCGGCGGCACCCGTGTCGACTTGCCGACGTATCCCTTCCGGCGCGACCGCTTCTGGCTCGCCGCCGCCGATCGGAGCACGCCCCCGGCCCGGCGTTACGAGGTCGTGTGGCGCCCGATCGAACCAGTGCAGACGTCGGAAGCGTGGACCGTCTATGCCCCCGAATCCAGCGCTTGGGCCGAAGCCGCCGCGAAGGCGCTCGACGCACCCCTGGTCACGGAAGTGCCCGACACCGGGCCGGTCCTCGCCTTCCCGGAGGACGGCGCCGCGCTCGCCGCGCTCCTGCGGGACACCCCGGCGAAGGTCTGGTGCGCCACCGGCGATCCCGGCGTCGCCGCCGTCGCGAGGGTGGCGGCGATCGAACAGCCCCGCCGCTGGGGCGGCTCCGTGACGCTGCCCGATCAGCCGGACGACGGCGTGGTAGCCCGGCTGCGCGAAGTGCTCGGCGGTCCGGAAGACGAGGTCGCCATCCGGGAAGACGGGATCTTCGCCCGCCGGTTCGTCCCCGCCGCTCCGGTGCCGGCCAAGGAATGGACGACTTCCGGCACCGCGCTGGTCACCGGCGGTACCGGGGCGCTGGGCGCGCTCGTGGCCGAACGGCTGATCCGCGCCGGGACGGATCACGTCGTGCTCCTTTCGCGCCGTGGCGAGGACGCGCCGGGCGCGGCGGAACTGCGCGAACGGCTGGAAGGTCTCGGCGCCCGCGTCGGCATCCATGCCTGCGACGCCGCCGACCGCGACGCACTGTCCACAGTGGTCACCGGACTGGAGGACCTGCGCGTGGTCGTGCACACCGCCGGTGTCCTCGACGACGCCCTGCTCGACGACGCGACCCCGGAGCGGTTCGAAGCCGTCGCCCGGCCCAAGGTGACCGGCGCGCGGAACCTGCGCGAACTCACGGAAGACCTCGACGCGCTGGTGCTGTTCTCCTCGGTCGCCGGGGTGCTCGGCAACGGGGGCCAGGCCGCTTACGCCGCCGCGAACGCGGAACTCGACGCGCTCGCGGCCCAGTGGCGGGCCGAGGGCGTCAAGGCGCTGTCGATCGCCTGGGGCCCGTGGGCCGAGGGCGGGATGGCCGAGGACGTCGACGAAGCCGTCCGTCGCAAGGGTTTGCGCCCGATGACGCCGGAGGCCGCGGCGGAGGAGTTCGTCCGGGCGATCGCCGCGGACGACACCTGTGTCACCGTCGCGGACTTCGACTGGCCGTCGTTCTTCGAGGACTTCCGTACCGCTCCGATGCTCGCCGAACTTCCCCGGCCGGAAACCGCGGCGGCCGAAGCGCCGGTGGCGGATCTGCGGTCCCAGTTGGCCGGGCTGATCGAGCCCGAACAGCGACGGCTGCTGCTGAAGGTCGCCCGCGAGACCGTGGCCCGCGTGCTCGGCCATCCGGACACGTCGGCGATCGGACCGGACCGCGCGTTCACCGAACTCGGGTTCGACTCGCTCACCGCGGTCGAACTGCGCAACCGCCTCGACGCCGCGACCGGCCTCGCCGTGCCCGCGACGCTCGTCTTCGACCATCCGACCCCGCAGGCCCTCGCCGCCTACCTCTGGCACGAACTCGCCGCGGCGGACGGCGCCGACAGTGCTGACACCGCTGACGTCGACGACCTGCTCGACGGGCTGGAAGCCGCGCTGGGCCGCCTCGATCCCGGCGGCGACGAGCACGCCAGGGCGGGCGATCGGCTGCGGAAGCTCGCCGAGCGCCTGGACGGGCCCGGCTTCACGCCGTCTTCGGACGACGAACTCTTCGCCTTCATTGACCAGCAACTCGGTGCTTGA